From one Humulus lupulus chromosome 8, drHumLupu1.1, whole genome shotgun sequence genomic stretch:
- the LOC133795898 gene encoding uncharacterized protein LOC133795898 has product MDWWAYAVQQNCSWYWKKIVEIKDLFRAKLDKSAFMAVQYSIQSGYDILYDQHIKVQWSKFVWERCSIPKHRYILWLVLHRKLRTKEHLSKYFHAMDTVCLLCGDHKEDITHLFFQCTYSKICFVKMKEWIGCQAQTEHYQALLQWISKAKHLSKLRKGFFIAAVT; this is encoded by the coding sequence ATGGACTGGTGGGCATACGCAGTGCAACAAAATTGCAGCTGGTATTGGAAGAAAATTGTTGAAATTAAGGATCTCTTTAGAGCTAAATTGGATAAATCAGCGTTTATGGCAGTGCAATATAGTATCCAATCCGGTTATGATATACTATATGACCAACATATCAAGGTACAATGGAGTAAATTTGTATGGGAGAGATGTAGTATTCCGAAACATAGATATATCCTTTGGTTAGTACTGCATCGGAAGTTGAGAACCAAAGAGCATCTCAGCAAATACTTTCATGCGATGGACACAGTATGCCTGCTGTGTGGTGATCACAAGGAAGATATTACTCATCTATTCTTCCAATGTACTTACAGTAAAATCTGTTTTGTGAAGATGAAGGAGTGGATTGGCTGCCAAGCACAAACAGAGCATTATCAAGCATTATTGCAATGGATTTCTAAAGCAAAACACCTCAGCAAACTCAGGAAAGGATTTTTTATAGCTGCTGTTACTTGA